AACATCTCACTTGGTATAGATAGTGGTTATAACTACGTAGGTTTCTCTGCTGTAACAGAAAAAGAGGAATTAATATGTGGTGAAGTTAAACTAAGAAATGATATATCTGAGCTTCTTAAAGAAAGACGGATGTATCGTAGAATTAGGCGCAATAGACTTAGATATAGGAAACCTAGATTTAGAATTTCATCTAAGAAAGAAGGTTGGTTAGCGCCCTCTATTAAACACAAGTTAGATTCTCATGTTAGATTTATTAATTATCTTAAAAAGGTATTGCCTATAGCTAACATAGTTGTAGAAGTAGCTAACTTTAATACTCATAAGCTTAAAAACCCAAACGTAGTTGGTGAAGGTTATCAACAAGGTGAACAACAAGATTTTTGGAATGTAAGAGAATACGTTCTGTATAGAGATAATTATACCTGCCAGCTATGTGGCAAGAAAAACACCATACTTGAGGTACATCATATAGGCTATTGGAAACAAGATAGAACAGATAGGCCAGGCAATCTAATAACATTATGCACCAAATGCCACAATCCTAATAATCATAAAGAGGGAGGTAAATTGTA
This DNA window, taken from Petrotoga sp. 9PWA.NaAc.5.4, encodes the following:
- the iscB gene encoding RNA-guided endonuclease IscB, yielding MVYVLSVEGDPLMPTKRHGKVRRLLKQQLAKVVKVKPFTIQLLYETTSYTQNISLGIDSGYNYVGFSAVTEKEELICGEVKLRNDISELLKERRMYRRIRRNRLRYRKPRFRISSKKEGWLAPSIKHKLDSHVRFINYLKKVLPIANIVVEVANFNTHKLKNPNVVGEGYQQGEQQDFWNVREYVLYRDNYTCQLCGKKNTILEVHHIGYWKQDRTDRPGNLITLCTKCHNPNNHKEGGKLYGMKPVQKPLNDATFMSTIRWKLVNALMCDYTYGYITKSKRVSHALEKTHYNDSFCIAGGIN